Sequence from the Sanguibacter keddieii DSM 10542 genome:
CTCGGGTACCGGCGCCGAGACGGTGTCGACGCCGGGGATCGCGGTGACGTCCACCCCCCAGTCGGCCAGCGGGCCGGTGATCGACCCGTCGGTCATCTGGTCGGTGATGTCCACGTCGGCCACGACGACGATCTCGGGCGACGACGTCGAGGGGAACTGCTCGGCGAGCCGCGTGACGAACTGGCGCTGGTCCGACGACGCCGGGAGCATCTCGATCCCGGAGTTGCGCATCTGCAGGCCGAGGGCGGGGGAGGCCAGGCCGAGGAGCACCACGACGCACCCGGCCGCGACCCAGCCGGGTCGGCGCTGGACGCGCTCGGCGAGCCGGGAGAAGACGCCCTCGTCGCGGTCGACGGCCGCGGTGTGGCGCAGGACGCGGTCGGCACCGGGGACCTTGGTGAGGACGCCGGGGCGGACCAGACGACGGCCGGCGAGCCGCAGCAGCGCGGGGACCAGGGTCAGGGCCGTCGCGACGGCTACGAGGATGATCGACACCCCGCCGGCGCCGATGGCGCGCAGGATGTCGGGGCGGAACACGAGGAGGCCCGCGATGGAGATCGCGACCGTGAGGGCCGAGAACGCGACGGTGCGGCCCGCGGTGGCCATGGTGCGCACGAGCGCGTCGGCGACGACGGTGTCCTTGCGGCTGCGTCGCCGAGGGGCGTCCGCGTCGGTCGGCGCGAGCGCGTCGAGCCGGACGAGCTCCTCGCGGAACCTGGAGACGACGAGCAGCCCGTAGTCGATGGACAGCCCGAGGCCCAGGACGGTGACCACGTTGACGATCGAGGCGTCGATCTCCATGAGGTACGACAGCCCGAGGAGCACGCCGAGGCCGGTGCCGATCGAGGCCAGCGCGCCGGCCATGGGCATCGCGGCGGCGAGGAACCCACCGAAGACGAGCACCATGATGAGCAGCGCGACCGGGAGGGCGATCGCCTCGCCGGTGGTGAGGTCGCGCTCGACCTGGTGGGTGATCGCATCGATGACCAACGATGTCGCGCCGACCAGGCCCGTGGTCTCCGGCTCGAAGGCCTGGAGCTGCGCGGTGGTGGCGTCGAGGGCCGTGACGACCTCCGCGACGGTGGCCGAGGCCTGGTCGGCCGTGAGGTCGCCGCTCACCGAGACGATGACGACGAACCCGTCGCCGTCGGCGGCGGTCAGCAGGGCTCCCGCGGGGCTCGTGGGGCCGTCCGGCAAGGACACCGGGTCGAGGACCGTCTCCACGCCGTCGACCGCCGCGACGTCCGCGAGGGCGGGCTCGAGCACCTCGGCGAGGCCGTCGGTGGTCGGGGCGAGGTTGTCCACGATGAGCGTGACGTCCTCGCCGTCCTCGTCGACCGTCGCGAGGATCCGCTGACCCTCGTAGCTCTCGGAGCCCGCGACCGCGGGGTCGCCGGTGGTGAGCCGCGAGAACAGGCTCTCGCCGTGCACCCCGAAGAGGGCCAGGGCGACGCCGAGCGTCGTCAGCGCGGCCCACACGGAGATGGCGGTACGGGGGTGGTCGCTGATGCGACGGCCTAGGTTCTCGAACACGCAGGCCAGCATCCCATCCCGCGGGCCCTCGGGGCTACGTCGCGCGGTCGCCGGACGTCTCGTGAGCGCGACCGCCGGACGCGCAGGGAGCCGAGAGGCACCGTCAGGCGGCGTCCGCGGCGGGCGGCGTGGGTGGGAGGACCTACGCTTGTCCGCATGGATCTGTTCGACTCGACGACGCAGGACACCAGCGGCGTCCCGCGGGTCGGGGCAGGCTCCCCGCTCGCCGTCCGCATGCGTCCGGCGTCGCTGGCGGAGGTCGCGGGACAGAAGCACCTGCTCGTGCAGGGCTCACCGCTGCGCAGGCTCGTCGAGCCGGCCGACGACTCGTCCCGCCGGGCGGCGCCCGGCTCCGTCATCCTCTGGGGCCCTCCGGGCACCGGCAAGACGACGCTCGCCTACCTCATCGCGACGAGCTCCGGGCGTCGGTTCGTCGAGCTCTCCGCCGTGACGGCGGGCGTCAAGGACGTCCGCGCCGTCATCGAGGACGCCCGCCGGCGCCTGGCGACCGGAGGCTCCGAGACCGTCCTGTTCATCGACGAGGTGCACAGGTTCTCCAAGTCGCAGCAGGACGCGCTGCTGCCCAGCGTGGAGAACCGCTGGGTGACGCTCGTCGCCGCGACCACCGAGAACCCGAGCTTCTCGGTGAACTCCCCGCTGCTGTCGCGGTCGCTGCTGCTCACCCTGCAGCCGCTCACCACCGACGACGTCCGGACGCTCGTGCGTCGCGCGGTCGAGGACGAGCGCGGGCTCGCCGCCACGGTGCGCCTCGACGACGACGCCGAGGACCACCTGCTGCGGCTCGCCGGCGGCGACGCGCGCAAGGCGCTCACCATCCTCGAGGCGGCGGCCGGGGCGGCGCTCTCCGACCACCGTGAGGAAGAGCTGGTCGGGAAGCCGGACGGCGCGAGCGGCGAGACTGATGCTGCCGAGACTGACGCTGACGAGGATGCGGCCGACGAGGATGCTGACGACGGCGCCGCCCTCGTCACCGTGGACCTCGCGACCATGGAGCGCGCGATCGACGTGGCCGCCGTGCGCTACGACCGGGACGGCGACCAGCACTACGACGTGATCAGCGCCTTCATCAAGTCGATGCGCGGCTCTGACGTCGACGCCTCGCTGCACTACCTCGCGCGGATGATCGCGGCGGGGGAGGACCCGCGGTTCATCGCGCGACGCGTCGTCATCGCGGCGGCCGAGGAGGTCGGCATGGCGGACCCGAGCGCGCTCCAGACGGCGACGGCCGCGGCGAACGCCGTCGCGCTCATCGGGATGCCCGAGGCGCGGATCATCCTCGCCGAGGCCGTCGTGCACATCGCGTCGGCCCCGAAGTCGAACGCGGCCTACACGGCCATCGACGCCGCCCTCGCCGACGTCCGGGCCGGGAAGGTCGGCACGGTGCCCCCGCACCTGCGCGACGCCCACTACTCGGGAGCCAAGGCCCTGGGGCACGGTCAGGACTACCGGTACGCGCACGACGCGCCGCACGCGGTCGCGACCCAGCAGTACCTCCCCGACGACCTCGTCGGCACGCAGTACTACCGCCCGAGCGACCGTGGCTTCGAGCGGTCCGTCGGCGAGCGGATGGAGCGCGTGCGCAAGATCCTGCGGGGCGAGTCGTCCTGAGGCGCCGGACGCGCCTCAGGTCGTGAGGTCGTGACGTGCAGCGGCTGTGACCGGCCTACCTCTACCTGCTGCTAGACTTCTCAGGTTGCCCTCACGGGTGACCGCCTGGGACCTCGGCCCGGTGAGACCCGCTCGAGCACGTCTCGTGCACGATCGTGGGTCTCCGTCGGCTGGTCCCGCACGCTGCTGCACCGCAGCCGCGTGTGATCGAACACTCCACGACAGGAACGGAAGAACTCTCTATGTCTTCAGTGACCCGTTCGCGCCGCCAGGTCCGCCTGAGCCGCGCGCTGGGCATCGCGCTCACCCCGAAGGCCGTCAAGCACTTCGAGAAGCGTCCCTACCCGCCCGGCGAGCACGGCCGTGCCCGCCGCCGCACCGAGTCGGACTACGCGGTCCGTCTCCGTGAGAAGCAGCGTCTGCGCGCCCAGTACGGCCTCCGCGAGAAGCAGATGGCCCGTGCCTTCGAAGAGGCTCGCAAGGCTCCGGGCCTGACCGGTGAGGCGCTCGTCGAGCTCCTCGAGGTCCGTCTCGACGCCCTGGTGCTCCGTGCCGGCTTCGCCCGCACCACGCTCCAGGCCCGCCAGGCCGTGGTCCACCGCCACATCCTCGTCGACGGCAAGATCGTCGACCGCCCCTCGTTCAAGGTGAAGCCGGGCCAGACGGTCCAGGTCAAGCCGAAGAGCCAGTCGATGACGCCGTTCCAGGTCGCCGCTGCCGGCGCCCACCGCGACGTCCTCCCCGCCGTCCCCGGGTACCTCACGGTCTCGCTCGAGAAGCTCTCCTTCGTGCTCTCGCGCAGCCCGAAGCGTGCCGAGGTCCCCGTGACCTGCGAGGTCCAGCTGGTCGTCGAGCACTACTCGCGCTGACCCGCTGCACCCCGGAGCACCTGCTCCACCACCACACCCCGTCCGCAGACCCTGCGGGCGGGGTGTCGTGCGTCCTGGGCCGTCCACGACCCGCATGCGTCGAGCGCCCGCGGGCGGGTATGGTCGCACCAGCCCTCAGGCAGGTGGCGCACGGTGCCGCCCGTCTTCGCCCCGGGTCTCGTGCGACCCGGAGAACAGTGCAGGAGTACTCAGTGATCGGTGACATCGCAGGACTCATCGCGGCCGTCGCGTTCGTCGCGCTCGTCGGGCTGCTGGCGGTCCCGCTCGTCAAGCTCGGGAAGGTCTTCGACACCACGACCGAGAGCATCAAGGACCTCACCGAGCACTCGGTGCCGATCCTCGACGAGTCCGCGCAGACCGTCGCGAGCGCCAACTCCCAGCTGGTCAAGGTCGACACCATCACGACCTCGGCCGCCGAGGTCAGCCAGAACGTCTCGGCCCTCACCGGCCTCTACGCGGCCGCGTTCGGGGCGCCGATCGTCAAGGTCGCGGCCTTCTCCTACGGCGTCCGCAAGGCCTTCGGCCAGGGCGTGTCGCGCGTCCGCGGCGCCGGGAAGGACAGCTGATGTCGCGGCTGTTCTGGCTCGGCACCGGCGTCGCCCTCACCGTGGTGGTGGTGGTCAAGGGGCGCCAGGTCGTGCGTCGCTACGCACCTGCCACCCTCGTCGACCAGGCGACGGCCACCGCGCAGGCCACGGGCTCGGCGCTCTCCGAGGCCGCGTCGAGGTTCCTCGACGACTTCCGCGCCGCGCGCGACGAGCGTGCGGAGCAGCTGAGCGACTCGCTCCTGGCCCGCACCCAGGGGTCGGTCGACGACCTCCGTGCCCGCCGCGACGCGACGTCGCGCCCCGGCGCCGCACGCCCCGGGTCGGCCCGCGCCCACGGCCGCCACAGCGACCTCGAGGACCCCGACGACGACGAGCTCGGCTACTCCTTCTGACCCACCCCGCCTCACCCTGAAACACCCTGCCCCGGCCTTCGCCCTCCGCTCCTCCCTCCCACGAGCACGCGACACGCTCGCGGGGGTACCGCACGCGGTACCCCCGCGCGCGTGTCGCGTGGGTGGTGGAGGGTCGGCTGAACGGTTCGGCGTGCGGGGCGACTACGATTGACCGCGCCCGTCCGCTCGGGCGCCCTGTGTGCACGTCGTCTGCCCGACGACGGTGCTCCACCCCGATCCCGCCCAGCCAGAGGACTTCATGCGCACCGCCGAGATTCGCCAGCGTTGGCTCACCTACTTCGAGGACCGCGGTCACACCGTGGTCCCCTCGGCGTCTCTGGTCTCGCCGGACCCCTCGACGCTGTTCACCATCGCGGGCATGGTGCCGTTCATCCCGTACATGACCGGACAGCAGACCGCCCCGTGGAAGCGCGCGACGAGCGTGCAGAAGTGCGTGCGCACCCTGGACATCGAAGAGGTCGGCAAGACGACCCGCCACGGCACCTTCTTCCAGATGAACGGCAACTTCTCGTTCGGCGACTACTTCAAAGAAGAGGCCATCGCCTACGCGTGGGACTTCATCACGGGCTCGGTCGACGACGGCAAGCTCGGCTTCGACCCCGAGCTCGTCTGGGTCACGGTCTTCCACGAGGACGACGAGGCACGTGAGATCTGGAAGCGGGTCGCCGGCCTGACGGACGAGCGCATCCAGTCGCGCGGCATGCGGGACAACTTCTGGTCGACCGGCGCCCGAGGCCCGGCCGGGCCCTGCTCGGAGATCTACATCGACCGCGGCCCCGAGTACGGCGCCGAGGGCGGCCCCGTCGTCGACGAGGACCGCTACATCGAGATCTGGAACCTCGTGTTCATGCAGTTCGAGCGCGCCGACGGCGGCACCAAGGACGACTTCCCGATCCTCGGACCGCTCGCCTCGCGCAACATCGACACCGGCATGGGCCTCGAGCGCGTCGCGTTCCTGCTCCAGGGCGTCGACAACATGTACGAGATCGACGAGGTGTTCCCGGTCATCGAGGTCGCCCAGCGTCTCTCGGGCAAGACCTACGGCGCGGTCGAGGCCGACGACGTGCGCATGCGTGTCGTCGCCGACCACATCCGCTCCGCCGTCATGCTCATCGGCGACGGCATCCGCCCCTCGAACGAGGGCCGCG
This genomic interval carries:
- a CDS encoding MMPL family transporter produces the protein MLACVFENLGRRISDHPRTAISVWAALTTLGVALALFGVHGESLFSRLTTGDPAVAGSESYEGQRILATVDEDGEDVTLIVDNLAPTTDGLAEVLEPALADVAAVDGVETVLDPVSLPDGPTSPAGALLTAADGDGFVVIVSVSGDLTADQASATVAEVVTALDATTAQLQAFEPETTGLVGATSLVIDAITHQVERDLTTGEAIALPVALLIMVLVFGGFLAAAMPMAGALASIGTGLGVLLGLSYLMEIDASIVNVVTVLGLGLSIDYGLLVVSRFREELVRLDALAPTDADAPRRRSRKDTVVADALVRTMATAGRTVAFSALTVAISIAGLLVFRPDILRAIGAGGVSIILVAVATALTLVPALLRLAGRRLVRPGVLTKVPGADRVLRHTAAVDRDEGVFSRLAERVQRRPGWVAAGCVVVLLGLASPALGLQMRNSGIEMLPASSDQRQFVTRLAEQFPSTSSPEIVVVADVDITDQMTDGSITGPLADWGVDVTAIPGVDTVSAPVPEGSYSVVGITLDSGDAGGQEALDVVAEIRALDPGFDTWVTGQAAGQADFVSALADRVWWAVAIVVLATFVLLFLMTGSVVIPLKALLTNAISISASMGILVWVFQDGHLSGLLGFTSTGGIETFVVALVVAFAFGLAMDYEVFLLSRIKELYDSGTDPDTAVRLGLQRSGRIITSAAAIIIVVFAGFVFGELLIIKQVGFALAVAVLIDATIVRMLLVPATMTLLGRYNWWAPAPLRRVHERLAIIH
- a CDS encoding replication-associated recombination protein A; this encodes MDLFDSTTQDTSGVPRVGAGSPLAVRMRPASLAEVAGQKHLLVQGSPLRRLVEPADDSSRRAAPGSVILWGPPGTGKTTLAYLIATSSGRRFVELSAVTAGVKDVRAVIEDARRRLATGGSETVLFIDEVHRFSKSQQDALLPSVENRWVTLVAATTENPSFSVNSPLLSRSLLLTLQPLTTDDVRTLVRRAVEDERGLAATVRLDDDAEDHLLRLAGGDARKALTILEAAAGAALSDHREEELVGKPDGASGETDAAETDADEDAADEDADDGAALVTVDLATMERAIDVAAVRYDRDGDQHYDVISAFIKSMRGSDVDASLHYLARMIAAGEDPRFIARRVVIAAAEEVGMADPSALQTATAAANAVALIGMPEARIILAEAVVHIASAPKSNAAYTAIDAALADVRAGKVGTVPPHLRDAHYSGAKALGHGQDYRYAHDAPHAVATQQYLPDDLVGTQYYRPSDRGFERSVGERMERVRKILRGESS
- the rpsD gene encoding 30S ribosomal protein S4, coding for MSSVTRSRRQVRLSRALGIALTPKAVKHFEKRPYPPGEHGRARRRTESDYAVRLREKQRLRAQYGLREKQMARAFEEARKAPGLTGEALVELLEVRLDALVLRAGFARTTLQARQAVVHRHILVDGKIVDRPSFKVKPGQTVQVKPKSQSMTPFQVAAAGAHRDVLPAVPGYLTVSLEKLSFVLSRSPKRAEVPVTCEVQLVVEHYSR
- a CDS encoding DUF948 domain-containing protein produces the protein MIGDIAGLIAAVAFVALVGLLAVPLVKLGKVFDTTTESIKDLTEHSVPILDESAQTVASANSQLVKVDTITTSAAEVSQNVSALTGLYAAAFGAPIVKVAAFSYGVRKAFGQGVSRVRGAGKDS